A stretch of Deltaproteobacteria bacterium DNA encodes these proteins:
- a CDS encoding deoxyribodipyrimidine photolyase → MSSKVPAIRVRALNDAPLRPGGSHVLYWMTAARRTRWSFALDHALDRARELGVGLVVLEALRLDHPWASERLHRFVVEGMRDNRAALEATPVRYHPYVETAPGAGRGLLEAWAREAALVVTDDLPAYFLPRMQAAAAERLAVRLEAVDGNGLHPLRATDRIFTTAASFRRHLQKTLPAHIDHAPRAAPLRGLDLPPVTCPPELARRWPAHLPEDGALAALAYPQAVAPAPLRGGARAAARRLEAFLAHRLEAYPEGRNQPEQEAASGLSPYLHFGHLSAHEIFARLMAREDWAPDLLAPRATGSREGWWGASAAAEAFLDQLVTWRELGLNACAHEPGFGTWGSLPAWARQTLDLHAADPRPHAYGPRTLEQAGTHDELWNAAQRQLVREGTIHNYLRMLWGKKILEWSRDPRAALKVMLELNDRYALDGRDPNSLSGILWVLGRYDRAWGPERAIFGKVRYMSSENTARKVRVRAYLARHAAG, encoded by the coding sequence ATGAGCTCCAAGGTCCCGGCGATCCGCGTCCGCGCGCTGAACGACGCCCCGCTGCGGCCGGGGGGGAGCCACGTCCTCTACTGGATGACCGCCGCCCGGCGCACCCGCTGGAGCTTCGCCCTCGATCACGCCCTCGACCGGGCCCGGGAGCTGGGCGTGGGGCTGGTGGTGCTGGAGGCCCTCCGGCTGGATCACCCCTGGGCCAGCGAGCGGCTCCATCGCTTCGTCGTCGAGGGCATGCGGGACAACCGCGCGGCCCTCGAGGCCACGCCGGTGCGCTACCACCCCTACGTCGAGACCGCCCCCGGCGCCGGCCGGGGGCTGCTGGAGGCCTGGGCCCGCGAGGCCGCCCTGGTGGTGACCGACGACCTCCCGGCCTACTTCCTCCCCCGGATGCAGGCCGCCGCCGCCGAGCGCCTCGCCGTGCGCCTGGAGGCGGTCGACGGCAACGGCCTCCACCCCCTGCGGGCGACCGACCGGATCTTCACCACCGCCGCCTCCTTCCGGCGGCACCTGCAGAAGACCCTGCCGGCGCACATCGATCACGCCCCGCGGGCCGCGCCCTTGCGGGGCCTGGACCTGCCGCCGGTCACCTGCCCGCCGGAGCTGGCCCGGCGCTGGCCGGCCCACCTCCCGGAGGACGGCGCGCTCGCGGCGCTCGCCTACCCGCAGGCGGTCGCGCCCGCGCCGCTGCGAGGCGGTGCCCGGGCCGCCGCCCGGCGCCTCGAGGCCTTCCTCGCGCACCGCCTCGAGGCCTACCCGGAGGGGCGCAACCAGCCCGAGCAGGAGGCCGCCAGCGGCCTCTCCCCCTACCTCCACTTCGGCCACCTCTCGGCCCACGAGATCTTCGCCCGCCTCATGGCGAGGGAGGACTGGGCGCCCGATCTCCTCGCGCCGAGGGCCACCGGCAGCCGGGAGGGCTGGTGGGGTGCCTCCGCCGCGGCCGAGGCCTTCCTCGATCAGCTGGTGACCTGGCGGGAGCTGGGCCTGAACGCCTGCGCCCACGAGCCGGGCTTCGGCACCTGGGGCTCCCTCCCCGCCTGGGCCCGGCAGACCCTCGACCTCCACGCCGCCGACCCGCGGCCCCACGCCTACGGCCCGCGCACCCTGGAGCAGGCGGGCACCCACGACGAGCTCTGGAACGCGGCCCAGCGGCAGCTGGTGCGCGAGGGCACCATCCACAACTACCTGCGCATGCTCTGGGGCAAGAAGATCCTGGAGTGGAGCCGCGACCCGCGCGCCGCGCTGAAGGTGATGCTCGAGCTCAACGACCGCTACGCCCTCGACGGGCGCGATCCCAACTCCCTCTCGGGCATCCTCTGGGTGCTCGGCCGCTACGACCGGGCCTGGGGCCCCGAGCGCGCCATCTTCGGCAAGGTCCGCTACATGTCCTCGGAGAACACCGCCCGCAAGGTGCGGGTGCGCGCCTACCTCGCGCGCCACGCGGCGGGCTGA
- a CDS encoding right-handed parallel beta-helix repeat-containing protein, producing the protein MHARTLVALLTASLFALPASAMEMPDATGAIHVCKEGGDNKAAGTKEAPLKNIDKVLKSAKGGETILVCGGSYSGTFDIGFFESKKAVKMYGSYSKDFSKRDIIAHPTLLQPDNKSGAKSRKALLKFTSEVDGLVIDGFVFDLGQRNAYSSKDGQPAGVETGMLLLPPKKEPGQNATVTEPCLSIPSAAKEGSVTITNNVFANCASYGIQGGLRGGTWKVSNNVFVANRMAAVEIYGTCRVTKPGPTARQTNLCGHVEFDHNTVLFTWSRLEDFLDMGYGFRVMTMVSYDVHDNIFGTNIQAGIDHSRFNQLDIKIDNNGFFVNKNADLEYSPESNTKLTLRAEEFADLELTSVSGNTTKMPKGFTIDKAYLEGFLAARYSEKTDYDENSPANVLRSVMGMNKVGKIETKVSMFGNRYPVDAAVKLFGGIEGKGAQKP; encoded by the coding sequence ATGCACGCGCGTACGCTCGTGGCCCTGCTGACCGCTTCCCTCTTCGCCCTCCCGGCCTCGGCCATGGAGATGCCCGACGCCACCGGCGCCATCCACGTCTGCAAGGAAGGCGGCGACAACAAGGCCGCCGGCACCAAGGAGGCGCCCCTCAAGAACATCGACAAGGTGCTCAAGAGCGCCAAGGGCGGCGAGACCATCCTGGTCTGCGGCGGCTCCTACAGCGGCACCTTCGACATCGGCTTCTTCGAGTCGAAGAAGGCCGTGAAGATGTACGGCAGCTACAGCAAGGACTTCAGCAAGCGCGACATCATCGCCCACCCCACCCTCCTGCAGCCCGACAACAAGAGCGGCGCCAAGTCCCGCAAGGCCCTCCTCAAGTTCACCTCCGAGGTGGACGGCCTCGTCATCGACGGCTTCGTCTTCGATCTCGGCCAGCGCAACGCCTACTCCAGCAAGGACGGGCAGCCCGCGGGCGTCGAGACCGGCATGCTGCTCCTGCCCCCGAAGAAGGAGCCGGGCCAGAACGCCACCGTCACCGAGCCCTGCCTCTCCATCCCGAGCGCCGCCAAGGAGGGCAGCGTCACCATCACCAACAACGTCTTCGCCAACTGCGCCAGCTACGGCATCCAGGGCGGCCTGCGGGGCGGCACCTGGAAGGTCAGCAACAACGTCTTCGTCGCCAACCGGATGGCCGCGGTCGAGATCTACGGGACCTGCCGGGTGACCAAGCCGGGCCCGACCGCCCGCCAGACCAACCTCTGCGGGCACGTCGAGTTCGACCACAACACCGTGCTCTTCACCTGGAGCCGCCTCGAGGACTTCCTCGACATGGGCTACGGCTTCCGCGTGATGACCATGGTCAGCTACGACGTCCACGACAACATCTTCGGGACCAACATCCAGGCCGGCATCGATCACTCCCGCTTCAACCAGCTGGACATCAAGATCGACAACAACGGCTTCTTCGTGAACAAGAACGCCGACCTCGAGTACAGCCCCGAGAGCAACACCAAGCTCACCCTGCGGGCCGAGGAGTTCGCGGATCTCGAGCTCACCAGCGTCAGCGGCAACACGACGAAGATGCCCAAGGGCTTCACCATCGACAAGGCCTACCTCGAGGGCTTCCTCGCCGCGCGCTACAGCGAGAAGACCGACTACGACGAGAACTCCCCGGCCAACGTGCTGCGCTCGGTGATGGGGATGAACAAGGTCGGCAAGATCGAGACGAAGGTCTCGATGTTCGGCAACCGCTACCCCGTCGACGCGGCCGTGAAGCTCTTCGGGGGCATCGAGGGCAAGGGCGCCCAGAAGCCCTAG
- a CDS encoding DUF393 domain-containing protein — MNKPQTDPRLEVFYDGACPLCTREMRLLRARDHRGQIRFTDLAAPGFDAAAVGIPYRDLMDRIHAREPDGTTLEGVEVFRRLYSLLGFGWLVAPTRLPGISHLLDWGYRVFARNRLRLTGRCEDDACTIPDGAHLQLAPVPVRTGRRPRR, encoded by the coding sequence ATGAACAAGCCCCAGACCGACCCCCGCCTCGAGGTCTTCTACGACGGCGCCTGTCCCCTCTGCACCCGGGAGATGCGCCTCCTGCGCGCCCGCGACCACCGGGGCCAGATCCGCTTCACGGACCTGGCCGCGCCGGGCTTCGACGCCGCGGCCGTGGGCATCCCCTATCGGGACCTCATGGATCGCATCCACGCCCGGGAGCCCGACGGAACCACCCTCGAGGGGGTGGAGGTCTTCCGCCGGCTCTACTCCCTCCTGGGCTTCGGCTGGCTGGTGGCGCCGACCCGCCTGCCCGGGATCTCGCACCTGCTCGACTGGGGCTACCGCGTCTTCGCCCGCAACCGCCTGCGGCTGACCGGGCGCTGCGAGGACGATGCGTGCACGATCCCCGACGGCGCGCACCTCCAGCTGGCCCCGGTGCCGGTGCGTACCGGCCGCCGCCCCCGGCGCTGA
- a CDS encoding DUF523 and DUF1722 domain-containing protein, producing MNRPRIGISSCLLGAEVRHDGGHRRDAWVSSRLADFVELVPVCPEVESGMPVPRESLRLVGEVARPRLVAPRSGTDHTATLSDWSWLKVEGLARQHLDGFLLEKGSPSCGLERVRVYPEHEGRPPRHEGRGVFAGILAERLPHLPLCERGWLNDDGLRESFLVRVFTHHRLREQVLEREGGPTLAALIDFHGAHKFLYLAHSPAHYRSLGRLVGSAGERPLEETLARYRLGAMEALALRPTAGKQVNVLEHILGYFKDQLDADEKRELLELITDYRAGLRRREVPMALLGHHLRRLTAAAGGTQAGLPWLARQVYFQPFPLELAGAR from the coding sequence ATGAATCGGCCCCGGATCGGCATCTCCTCCTGCTTGCTCGGGGCGGAGGTGCGTCACGACGGCGGGCATCGCCGGGACGCCTGGGTGAGCTCGCGCCTCGCCGACTTCGTGGAGCTGGTCCCGGTCTGCCCCGAGGTCGAGTCCGGGATGCCGGTCCCGCGGGAGAGCCTGCGCCTCGTCGGGGAGGTCGCGCGCCCGCGGCTGGTGGCCCCCCGCAGCGGGACGGACCACACCGCCACGCTCTCGGACTGGTCCTGGCTGAAGGTGGAGGGGCTCGCCCGCCAGCACCTCGACGGCTTCCTGCTGGAGAAGGGCTCGCCCAGCTGCGGTCTGGAGCGGGTGCGGGTCTACCCCGAGCACGAGGGGCGTCCACCGCGCCACGAGGGACGGGGAGTCTTCGCCGGGATCCTCGCCGAGCGCCTGCCCCACCTCCCCCTCTGCGAGCGCGGCTGGCTCAACGACGACGGCCTGCGCGAGAGCTTCCTGGTCCGGGTCTTCACCCACCACCGGCTGCGCGAGCAGGTGCTGGAGCGGGAGGGCGGCCCGACCCTGGCGGCGCTCATCGACTTCCACGGCGCGCACAAGTTCCTCTACCTGGCTCACAGCCCCGCCCACTACCGCTCGCTCGGCCGGCTGGTCGGCAGCGCGGGGGAGCGACCCCTCGAGGAGACCCTGGCGCGCTATCGCCTCGGCGCGATGGAGGCGCTGGCGCTGCGGCCGACCGCGGGCAAGCAGGTGAACGTGCTGGAGCACATCCTGGGCTACTTCAAGGACCAGCTCGACGCCGACGAGAAGCGGGAGCTCCTCGAGCTCATCACCGACTACCGGGCGGGCCTGCGGCGGCGGGAGGTGCCGATGGCCCTCCTCGGCCACCACCTCCGGCGCCTCACCGCCGCCGCCGGGGGAACGCAGGCCGGCCTGCCCTGGCTGGCGCGGCAGGTCTACTTCCAGCCCTTCCCCCTCGAGCTCGCGGGCGCCCGCTGA